The Castor canadensis chromosome X, mCasCan1.hap1v2, whole genome shotgun sequence genome includes a region encoding these proteins:
- the LOC141419829 gene encoding uncharacterized protein, with protein sequence MARAMLQDWCRWMGANEQRSLLILGIPEDCPEDAFQEAVQAALWPVGRYRVLGKMFRKELGARVALVEFAEYLNRSLIPRQIPGHGGPWTVIFLPQAPDAELQDSPDFPAQPQGQAVAGAVGETGATGEGGGTGQDATGENGIPYVPGGSVEELSAGVEGAAGGAGGAGEAGESVEKGLAGDAGEEGATREAGEAGAAGEAGAAGEKGPASETGAAGDAGLTGDASVKGPPMGKAGATGEKELSGEEGAAGEAEESGEKGPAGEAGAPGEAGDAGEEGATGEAGVSGQAGDAEEEGPTREAGECRAVGEAGAAGEAGESGEKGPASETGAAGEAGDAGETWDEGEQGLAGKEGAVVQAGATGEEGTAGEAGDTGGEGVTGEADEKEPVGESGAAGEAGDSGEKGPASETGAAGEAGDAGKIGNASEKGPAGKEGAVGEVGATGEKRISSEGGAARGEGSSVEAGESGEKGPASEAGAPEEAGDTWEVGDSGEAAEKGSADEAGAAGGAGHSGEKGLAIETGAAGEAGDAGETGDANKKGPAGKEGAVGKAGECIEKGVSGEEGTAGEPGVAREKVSAGKVEDTGKEAIDQKAIALVAGGTIQLGNSADERASGAASDKRLGSEEEATGENESADEEGAVGEAEAAGEAGAAVQDILSNEEEGPDEKGPAGKEGAAGEAGVAGEEGTEGEAEGTGEEGAEKKEDTGVEAIDTSKEVLGEKGLPSVTGVSFQEGTSGEEGAEREFGTVGEAGPTGAADERTADKQGEAGEAGAEAVEEVTGKVGDTGDRDLGDKEIPLVAEVSVQEGASCQADAVGDTVATGDGGSVDEEETSAEAEGENEAGTAGETEGAGEARVSDEEGAAGDMGFAGVIGAVGVAGAAGEAGTAGEEGAFEAAGGTLGAGGWSRQWSQALQPVLETMAYQELRTFSGTQEPGREAESFESWLDHANDMLYLWRHISERERRRRLVESLSGPALDLMCGLLEEHPDTPAQDCLATLVQAFGNKDTKVSARLKFLTCSQRPRETLFAYVMRLEGLLQMAREKGAIHRAIADQLRARQVLMRARPNQILQNNLRRMQLERRLPGFVGLLRLVRETEVWEAALARNEQSRREEGAQAHIGGLAAAQAADAEPASAIDETSQASPANEDAGEPAPDPEHPAEATPAADAATKAGAGTGTEEAKVSPATQEGDNASASAGLSQAGSTEAPGGPTAAQMGRASEEGPGVPGWGLESLTRAGEQEATEEPTLEELQAILEESGNEDGAGERSHSESFLGK encoded by the coding sequence ATGGCGCGGGCTATGCTGCAGGACTGGTGCAGGTGGATGGGCGCCAATGAGCAGCGCTCACTGCTCATCCTGGGCATCCCTGAAGACTGCCCGGAAGATGCATTCCAGGAGGCGGTGCAGGCTGCCCTGTGGCCCGTGGGCAGGTACCGAGTGCTGGGCAAGATGTTCAGAAAGGAACTCGGGGCCAGAGTCGCTTTGGTGGAGTTTGCTGAATATTTAAACCGAAGCTTGATCCCCCGACAGATACCAGGCCATGGGGGTCcgtggactgtgatcttcctgccccagGCCCCCGATGCTGAGTTACAGGACAGCCCCGATTTCCCTGCTCAGCCCCAGGGCCAAGCAGTGGCAGGGGCTGTGGGTGAGACAGGGGCTACAGGTGAGGGAGGAGGCACGGGTCAGGATGCCACAGGTGAGAATGGAATACCATACGTACCAGGAGGTTCGGTTGAGGAACTATCAGCAGGTGTGGAAGGAGCTGCAGGAGGTGCAGGTGGGGCaggggaggcaggagaatcagttGAGAAAGGGCTTGCTGGTGATGCAGGGGAGGAAGGAGCTACACGTGAGGCAGGTGAGGCAGGAGCTGCAGGTGAAGCAGGAGCTGCAGGTGAGAAAGGACCTGCAAGTGAAACAGGAGCTGCAGGTGATGCTGGGTTGACAGGGGATGCAAGTGTGAAAGGACCACCTATGGGAAAGGCAGGAGCTACAGGTGAGAAAGAACTTTCAGGGGAGGAAGGCGCTGCAGGGGAGGCAGAAGAATCTGGTGAGAAAGGTCCTGCAGGTGAGGCAGGAGCTCCAGGGGAGGCAGGTGATGCAGGGGAGGAAGGCGCTACAGGTGAGGCAGGTGTTTCAGGGCAGGCAGGTGATGCAGAGGAGGAAGGACCTACACGTGAGGCAGGTGAGTGCAGAGCTGTAGGTGAGGCTGGAGCTGCAGGTGAGGCAGGGGAATCAGGTGAGAAAGGACCTGCAAGTGAAACAGGAGCTGCTGGTGAGGCAGGAGATGCAGGGGAGACGTGGGATGAAGGTGAGCAAGGACTTGCAGGCAAGGAAGGAGCAGTAGTCCAGGCAGGAGCTACAGGTGAGGAAGGAACTGCAGGTGAGGCAGGTGATACAGGGGGGGAAGGAGTTACAGGTGAAGCAGATGAGAAAGAACCTGTGGGTGAATCCGGAGCTGCAGGTGAGGCCGGGGATTCAGGTGAGAAAGGACCTGCAAGTGAAACAGGAGCTGCTGGTGAGGCAGGAGATGCAGGAAAGATAGGGAATGCAAGTGAGAAAGGACCTGCAGGCAAGGAAGGAGCAGTTGGAGAGGTAGGAGCTACAGGtgagaaaagaatttcaagtGAGGGAGGAGCTGCACGTGGGGAAGGATCCTCAGTGGAGGCAGGGGAATCAGGTGAGAAAGGACCTGCAAGTGAGGCAGGAGCGCCAGAGGAGGCAGGTGATACCTGGGAGGTAGGAGATTCAGGTGAAGCAGCTGAGAAAGGATCTGCAGATGAGGCAGGAGCTGCAGGTGGGGCAGGACATTCAGGTGAGAAAGGACTTGCAATTGAAACAGGAGCTGCTGGTGAGGCAGGAGATGCAGGGGAGACAGGGGATGCAAATAAGAAAGGTCCTGCAGGCAAGGAAGGAGCAGTAGGCAAGGCGGGAGAGTGTATTGAGAAAGGAGTTTCAGGTGAGGAAGGAACTGCAGGTGAGCCAGGAGTTGCACGAGAGAAAGTAAGTGCAGGTAAGGTAGAAGACACAGGCAAAGAGGCCATAGATCAGAAAGCAATAGCACTTGTGGCAGGGGGTACAATTCAGTTAGGAAATTCAGCTGATGAACGAGCTTCTGGAGCTGCAAGTGACAAAAGACTTGGAAGTGAAGAAGAAGCTACAGGAGAAAACGAATCTGCAGATGAAGAAGGAGCTGTAGGTGAAGCAGAAGCTGCAGGTGAGGCAGGGGCTGCAGTTCAAGATATACTTTCCAATGAAGAAGAAGGTCCAGATGAGAAAGGACCTGCAGGCAAAGAAGGAGCAGCAGGTGAGGCAGGAGTTGCAGGTGAGGAAGGAACTGAAGGTGAGGCAGAAGGTACGGGTGAGGAAGGAGCTGAGAAAAAGGAAGATACTGGAGTTGAGGCAATAGACACAAGCAAGGAAGTCTTAGGTGAGAAAGGATTACCAAGTGTGACAGGAGTTTCATTTCAGGAAGGAACATCTGGAGAGGAAGGAGCTGAAAGAGAGTTTGGGACTGTGGGTGAGGCAGGACCAACAGGTGCTGCAGATGAAAGAACTGCAGATAAGCAAGGAGAGGCAGGAGAGGCAGGAGCTGAAGCTGTGGAAGAAGTCACAGGCAAAGTAGGAGACACAGGTGACAGAGATTTAGGTGATAAAGAAATACCACTTGTGGCAGAAGTTTCAGTTCAGGAAGGAGCTTCTTGTCAGGCAGATGCTGTAGGTGATACAGTAGCTACAGGGGATGGAGGGTCTGTAGATGAAGAAGAAACTTCTGCTGAGGCAGAAGGTGAAAATGAGGCAGGAACTGCAGGTGAGACAGAAGGTGCAGGTGAGGCCAGAGTGTCAGATGAGGAGGGAGCTGCAGGTGACATGGGATTTGCGGGTGTTATAGGAGCTGTGGGTGTGGCAGGAGCTGCAGGGGAGGCAGGGACTGCAGGGGAGGAAGGCGCCTTTGAGGCAGCAGGAGGGACACttggggcaggaggatggagCCGGCAGTGGAGCCAGGCCCTGCAGCCTGTACTGGAAACCATGGCCTACCAGGAACTGAGAACCTTTTCAGGGACGCAAGAGCCAGGCCGTGAGGCAGAGTCCTTCGAGAGCTGGCTGGACCATGCCAATGACATGCTGTACCTGTGGCGCCACATatcagagagggagaggaggaggaggctggtgGAGAGCTTGAGCGGCCCCGCCCTGGATCTCATGTGCGGGCTCCTGGAAGAACATCCGGACACCCCTGCACAGGACTGCCTGGCCACGCTCGTGCAGGCGTTTGGGAACAAGGACACCAAGGTGTCCGCGAGGCTGAAGTTCCTGACTTGCTCCCAGCGGCCTCGGGAGACTCTCTTTGCCTACGTGATGCGCCTGGAAGGCCTGCTGCAGATGGCCAGGGAGAAGGGAGCGATCCACCGAGCTATCGCAGACCAGCTGCGAGCCCGGCAGGTGCTGATGCGGGCCCGGCCGAACCAGATACTCCAGAACAACCTGAGGAGGATGCAGCTGGAGAGGAGGCTGCCTGGCTTCGTGGGGCTGCTGCGGCTTGTCCGGGAGACTGAGGTATGGGAGGCGGCCCTGGCTAGGAATGAGCAGTCCCGAAGAGAGGAAGGAGCCCAAGCGCACATTGGTGGGCTGGCTGCCGCCCAGGCAGCTGATGCTGAACCTGCCTCTGCCATTGATGAGACCTCCCAGGCCTCCCCTGCCAATGAAGATGCCGGTGAGCCTGCTCCTGACCCTGAGCACCCCGCTGAGGCTACCCCTGCTGCTGATGCTGCCACAAAGGCAGGCGCTGGCACTGGCACGGAAGAGGCCAAGGTCTCCCCTGCC